A region from the Francisella orientalis FNO12 genome encodes:
- a CDS encoding superoxide dismutase, with protein MKFELPKLPYALDALEPTISKETIEYHYGKHHQTYVTNLNNLVEGTEHAGKNLEEIIKTSSGVIFNNSAQVYNHTFYWNCLTLSKTQPSSQLKAAIIETFGSIDNFKDQFSKAAVATFGSGWAWLVKNTEGKLEIVTTSNAGCPLTDNKKPLLTFDVWEHAYYIDYRNARPKYVESLWDIVNWEFVSEQFEK; from the coding sequence ATGAAATTTGAATTACCAAAACTACCTTATGCATTAGATGCATTAGAGCCTACTATCTCAAAAGAAACGATTGAATATCATTATGGTAAGCACCATCAAACGTATGTAACTAATTTAAACAATCTGGTTGAAGGAACAGAGCATGCTGGTAAAAATTTAGAAGAAATAATAAAAACTTCTTCTGGCGTCATATTTAACAATTCAGCTCAAGTATACAATCATACATTTTATTGGAATTGTTTAACTCTAAGTAAAACTCAACCTTCTAGTCAATTGAAAGCAGCAATTATTGAAACTTTTGGTTCAATAGATAACTTTAAGGATCAATTCTCTAAGGCTGCTGTAGCTACATTTGGATCTGGTTGGGCTTGGCTGGTAAAGAATACGGAAGGTAAGTTAGAGATTGTAACTACTAGTAATGCAGGCTGTCCTTTGACAGATAACAAAAAACCACTTCTAACATTTGATGTGTGGGAGCATGCGTATTATATCGATTACCGTAATGCAAGACCTAAATATGTTGAGTCTTTATGGGATATAGTAAACTGGGAATTTGTTTCTGAACAATTTGAGAAGTAG
- the grxD gene encoding Grx4 family monothiol glutaredoxin, giving the protein MYTPEEQKVVDRIEKQLKENDIILYMKGSPNMPQCGFSAHAATAIRACGKPFAFVNILENPDIRAILPKYADWPTFPQLWVKGELIGGCDIIREMNESGELKELIDSIK; this is encoded by the coding sequence ATGTACACACCAGAAGAGCAAAAAGTTGTTGATAGAATAGAAAAACAACTAAAAGAAAACGATATTATTCTATACATGAAGGGCTCTCCAAATATGCCACAATGTGGGTTCTCTGCTCATGCTGCTACGGCGATTAGAGCTTGCGGGAAGCCTTTTGCATTTGTTAATATTTTGGAGAACCCTGATATTCGCGCTATTTTGCCAAAATACGCAGATTGGCCTACATTCCCTCAATTATGGGTAAAAGGTGAGTTAATAGGTGGTTGCGATATAATCAGGGAAATGAATGAATCTGGAGAACTTAAAGAACTTATAGACTCCATTAAATAA